One genomic region from Mycobacteriales bacterium encodes:
- a CDS encoding branched-chain amino acid ABC transporter substrate-binding protein → MAAAAASALFLSACGGDDSSSSDSGSSGGGGGSVTLGFMGAQTGPNAQLGINISNGVELALAQHNAKSGVTQVKLIKYDTQGDPTQATNQAKKAITDKVVGVVGPAFSGESKTAVPILDEAGIPNVSPSATAVSLAASGWKTWHRVLANDDVQGPGDADFMAKTLGAKNVAVIDDQSEYGKGLADAVRKQLATDSVKVAVNDSIDPNASSYSSTVNKVKPANVDAIFFGGYYSAAGKLIKQLRDGGVQGSFMSGDGSLDAQVISAAGGTAADGVLLSCTCSSAVGSTDPAVQKFATDYKAKYNVDPATYSAEGFDATNAFLQAIDAGKTSTSDINDFVTKIDFKGVSKQIKFTDSGELSGNLLFITEVKDGKLSFLGDTATAKPTA, encoded by the coding sequence ATGGCCGCTGCGGCTGCCTCGGCCCTGTTCCTTTCCGCCTGTGGCGGTGACGACAGCTCCAGCAGCGACAGCGGCTCCAGCGGCGGCGGCGGCGGTTCTGTCACCCTCGGTTTCATGGGCGCGCAGACCGGCCCGAACGCGCAGCTGGGCATCAACATCTCCAACGGTGTCGAGCTCGCGCTCGCGCAGCACAACGCCAAGTCCGGTGTCACCCAGGTCAAGCTGATCAAGTACGACACCCAGGGCGACCCCACGCAGGCCACCAACCAGGCCAAGAAGGCGATCACCGACAAGGTCGTCGGCGTCGTCGGCCCGGCGTTCTCCGGTGAGTCGAAGACGGCGGTGCCGATCCTCGACGAGGCCGGCATCCCGAACGTCTCGCCGTCGGCCACCGCGGTCTCGCTGGCCGCGAGCGGCTGGAAGACCTGGCACCGCGTGCTGGCGAACGACGACGTGCAGGGCCCCGGCGACGCCGACTTCATGGCGAAGACGCTGGGCGCCAAGAACGTCGCGGTCATCGACGACCAGAGCGAGTACGGCAAGGGCCTGGCCGACGCGGTGCGCAAGCAGCTCGCGACGGACAGCGTCAAGGTCGCCGTGAACGACTCGATCGACCCGAACGCGTCGAGCTACTCCTCGACCGTCAACAAGGTCAAGCCGGCCAACGTCGACGCGATCTTCTTCGGCGGCTACTACTCGGCCGCCGGCAAGCTGATCAAGCAGCTGCGCGACGGCGGTGTGCAGGGCTCGTTCATGTCGGGTGACGGCAGCCTGGACGCCCAGGTGATCAGCGCGGCCGGCGGCACCGCCGCCGACGGCGTGCTGCTCAGCTGCACCTGCTCCTCCGCGGTCGGCTCCACCGACCCGGCGGTGCAGAAGTTCGCGACCGACTACAAGGCCAAGTACAACGTCGACCCGGCGACCTACTCGGCCGAGGGCTTCGACGCGACGAACGCCTTCCTGCAGGCGATCGACGCCGGCAAGACCAGCACGAGCGACATCAACGACTTCGTGACGAAGATCGACTTCAAGGGTGTGTCCAAGCAGATCAAGTTCACCGACTCCGGTGAGCTGTCGGGCAACCTGCTCTTCATCACCGAGGTCAAGGACGGGAAGCTCTCGTTCCTGGGCGACACCGCTACGGCCAAGCCCACCGCCTGA
- a CDS encoding response regulator, whose translation MSDAPPRRVLIAEDEALIRLDLKEMLEEEGYAVVGEAGDGEEAITMADSLRPDLVILDVKMPKLDGIAAAERIAGERVAPVVILTAFGQRDLVERAREAGAMAYLVKPFQKKDLVPTIEMATSRFAEIVALEQEVGGLQERLEARKTVERAKGVLMTEHGMTEPEAFRWIQRTAMDRRTTMRAVAEAVLAAGFDLTADSGR comes from the coding sequence GTGTCCGACGCCCCGCCCCGCCGAGTTCTCATCGCCGAGGACGAAGCGCTGATCCGCCTCGATCTCAAGGAGATGCTCGAGGAGGAGGGCTACGCGGTGGTCGGCGAGGCCGGCGACGGTGAGGAGGCCATCACGATGGCGGACTCGCTGCGTCCGGACCTGGTCATCCTGGACGTGAAGATGCCCAAGCTGGACGGGATCGCGGCGGCGGAGCGGATCGCGGGGGAGCGGGTGGCTCCGGTGGTGATCCTCACCGCGTTCGGGCAGCGCGATCTGGTCGAGCGGGCCCGCGAGGCCGGCGCGATGGCATACCTGGTGAAGCCGTTCCAGAAGAAGGACCTGGTGCCGACCATCGAGATGGCGACGTCCCGGTTCGCCGAGATCGTCGCGCTCGAGCAGGAGGTCGGCGGCCTGCAGGAGCGGCTGGAGGCGCGCAAGACGGTCGAGCGGGCCAAGGGCGTGCTGATGACCGAGCATGGGATGACCGAGCCCGAGGCGTTCCGCTGGATACAGCGCACCGCGATGGACCGGCGTACGACGATGCGCGCGGTCGCGGAGGCCGTGCTCGCGGCCGGGTTCGACCTCACCGCCGACTCCGGCCGCTGA